Part of the Triticum urartu cultivar G1812 chromosome 2, Tu2.1, whole genome shotgun sequence genome, AACTTTCAGGCCTGGCCACTCCGACCCCTTAGTCATTAGTTTAAAGTTCAAAACTGGTGATAGAATTGGACGATGGCGTACCTTGGATGGAGCACATGCCGACAGTGTTTCAGCAAACTAAGTGGAGCAGCGAGATTGAAAGCTTCGAGCGCAACTGGAACTGATGCCAGACGGTGTACATGAGGAGTTTACCTGAGCCGATTGCACTCATCCCTTGTCCCGCACTTCCATCTTGTTGAGTCATCACAGCTACTGTTCTCCTGTTCGTATCTATTGCATCATGCAGCCATGCAAATCATATCAGGACAATGTAACAATCAATGATTTAATTAGCATGGCACAAAGAGTCAGATCGACCCATAATCAATATGTCACGGCATGCATGTATCATGAAGATGAATCAAGCAAGGATATATTACATACCTCGAACTCCACCGCGGCGGAATCCATCTGCCCAAGCATAGTTATCGCCGCTGGTCGCTCTGTGCTTGTCCTCCACACTCGAGCCAGTCACCGTCTATGCCAAGGCAGCCCACACCGTATGGAAGAATCGAGATGGAGAAATTGTACAGTGAGAAAAGATTTTCAGGCACACACACCTTGGCCCAGGGTGGATGGCCATTGTCTCGCTTGTCCTCGGCGTCCGGCAAGGCCCAGTACGCCGTCCTGGCATGGCGGCGAGCGGCAGGGGAGGAGGCCCGTGGTGGCTCGGCATCACGTGCGGGCCGTGGATCACCTTCTGCTTTTTCATCTTCCTCATGAACCCCACCATCACCCTTCCTACTCGCTCTCCTAGGAAATCCACCTCAAATCCCATGGATTCCTAGCGGGGATCACTCGAATCTACCGCTGGTTACTTTTGGGGCCGGCGGGCTTGAAGATTGTAGGCGGATTGGGTGCCGGCGGGCTTGAAGATTGCAGGAGCTGGTTGGAGACCGAGAAGGCTCAGGGTGGCGCAGGAGAAGATTTGGGCGGATGGAGAGGGGAAGGAGACAGAATTGCAAAGGGCCGGGGAAGAAGATTGGCCGCGCGGCGGCGCCGTGCCTGTAGGCATCGAGGAGGAGAGCCCGTGCTGGTTTATTTCTTTTTACAAATTAAAGGACGAACGAAAACTGTTACAGACGAATTTATGAGCAAGTTAGAATAGTACCACCTTTATGAGCAAGTTAGAATAGTACCACCTCGTTTATATTACAATTTTGTCTATACAAATCGTAAAGCGTATTATGACATAAGAAGAAAGCGTATTATGACGGTGAACCCAcagagtcaatccgtgctttattattagggatagacTAGCACAtacgcccgtgcgttgcaacggggtaATAAAGATTGACATTATTCTACTGACAAACTCAATCACAATACCTGTATGAATTTCATAGAAATTTTGTTAAAAAAATTCCAACTAACTCAACCATATAATACCCATTTGTGAAAAAATTCCAGCTAGGTTGACCATGTTTATAATACACACATCCTGATCTTTTATCAAAACCACAGAGGTAAGTAAATTCCTATAACTGTAGATAAAACTGCAATATATCCACCTAGATGAAATTGTATTACATCAATTTGTGCACACTCATTGCTCCAAAAAGATTGAGATGTAGTTACCTAACAGAAGTTGACTTCCAACATGAATTCAGTCAATTGCTTGGTATCACCTATACATACAAAAAGAGAAAAGGTCATCAGTCATTTTCCTACATCTTTATATGTCATCTTTCTAGCACAGATGCCTGTGCGCTGCAACGGGAGTAACTTTTGGTGTGGATTCAAATTTAGCGAGAATTGTTCGATTTTGTTCATTTCATCAACTTGCTGGACGCGCACCTTCTTCTAGTCAACTTTGACAAATCCCCCCTTCTTCTGCGCAACTGTAACAAATTATATATCTATATCGATAGAGGAAggtaaaaaaaattgaaaaaaaatccaGTTCACTCCATATCTTAAAAAGTCACAAATATGGTTTCTCACCCCGCCAAAAAAGGTTACTTTCCTCTCTAATGATTGCTCTTGTCATAGTGTAAACATAATGTAATTGTTGTCGTGTCTGCCAGAGTTTcactaaaaggaaaaaaagaaaattAGCTAAAATCAGGAACCGAAGAAGAAAATTATGGAACTTAgaaacttttttcaaaattgtaCAATTAAAAATCTTGATTTTATCTAAAAATCAGATTAATAACAGAAAGTTCAAGtataaaataaaataatttaATGTTGGATTTCCTACTAATTAATTTTATGACATGCATATATATGCCCGCTTTTTAAGTAGGAAGGCAATCGGCGACAATAATTATCCCCGCGTGCATGTTGCTTTTTTTTAGATCTGCATCTCCGCTTTTAAGTAGGAAAGCAATCAAGCTGCACTAATTAAATCATTGCCTTCCCGTGGAGTCAACTTCTTCATTTGCCTTTTTTTTCTTGGCGTTATTCCTTCCTTTCTTGTCTTTCTAATTGCCGATAATCATTTATTTCTTAGATTCTCGGGGCAGCTATGCTTATTTTTCAATAAATTCATAACCTAACACATTCACGGCTTTAGCCCAGTCGGTTGTGCACGTTGAGATGAAACAGCAGGTCATGAGTTCGCTCCCCATGAAAATCAactaataatttttttaaaaatcaACTAATTTTTGCGCTGCGCTCCTCTACAATCTCGGCCCATATGCAAGGGCAAAGTTGTTGCTCAGAATCTAGGCCCATGTAGGGCAAAGCCCATGACGATAGGAAAACACACAAGAAATTCACAGCCTAACATGTGCATGGCTTTAGCCCGTTGGTTTTGTACGTTGAGATGAAAACAGCAGGTCGTGAGTTCGATCCCCATGAAAATTAACTAATTTTTGCGCTGCGCTGTCATTGCTCACAATCTCGGCCCATGTGGGGCAAAGCCCATGACGGTAGAAAAACGTAATTTATCGAATATATATCGATGGCAATATTAATACCACCTTGTGTATATGTCTTAAAttcaaactgaaagcgtaaatcTACAGAAaaaaagcgtattgtgacggtgaacccacggagtcaatccgtgctttattattagggatagactagcacatatgcccgtgcgttgcaacgggaaagaCAATTAGAATGTCTACCAAAGCACTAAGCACTCATCAACGCGACTCTACAACACCAGACGGTGCAACCTGGCAGCAACCGAGAGGTGCATGCCAAGGTCTAGCAGAAATGTACATTAGTCAGGCATTAAAAACCATGATAGGCATGCGATATTTTTGATATGCTGTTTTGTCCGACAATTTATTGACACCATACATGAATAATTCAAAGTTGAACAAAACCATTATATTGAAATCTACTTCATCCCTTTCAGTTTCTTAAGGCTATCTTAGGAATTTGAGCCAACCCACTTTGTCCAATTAATACGCTTGCCTTTTCTCTTGAAAAATAGATTAGCTGTTAAAAAAAAGGACGAACTCACTTGCAAGAAAAACACCAGCCCATGCACGCTCACCCCTCGCTGAAGCTTCTTGGAAATTAGAAAATAGCACCCACAAATCCGTCCAAGATTTTATTTAGAAGAAAAAATCTCAAGGGAGCAACataattttgggacggagggagtatgtccAGCTTCGTTTACAGCTAGCAACTCTAACTCACCCCTCAATGTTCATGTTTATCTTCAGCCTCTCCCACAATCCCACACCTCATCGTGTTTTCTTTAAGAAATCCCACACCTCATCCTTTATTTATTAACCAAGGAGCTTGTTGATTGTCTACTCATTGGTGCATATAAATTGTAATGATTTCATGAACAGTAGCAAGGCGGGACTACTAATTCAAAGGTTGCTGGTTGTATATATAGCCTTAAAAAGAAAGGACGTATCCTGAGTTCGATCCGCAGGAGTAATAATATTTTACGTATTCTTGAAGCCCACTCACATGGTGCGTTGTGCAGGCCCATCAACACGTTGCGTTCGATCCGCTGGATTACATGACGCGGCCCAAGTAGCGCTAGTGGCTTCTGTGCCAATAAAATATACGAAGTCCAGGTTTAATTCAATATAAGTACATAACGTTCGCTGCATTTATCAAAGAGACTTGTGGTAGGTGAGTTGGCTAGTTCGTTGTGCTTTGGACGTAGGGACCCAGGTTCGAATTTGTATCTTGTAATTTTTATTAGTACGAATTTTGATGCATACGATGTGGTTTCCCGAATTAGTACCACCTCGTAtatatgttttaaattcaaactgaaAGTGTATATATGTGTTCCCCGAATTgtgagtcaatccgtgctttattattagggatagattatatatcattattattattattattattattattatatattattattattattatatatatatatactagggATAGATTAGGGAAAGATTTATATTTGATTTATTACAGGCAAATCGCCTACTACTTTTGCTAAAAAAGCCCCACATTCAGGCACGTCTTAAAACCAAATGCAAAGGCCGGGGGCACGCCTCCATTTCCAAAAAAAAATGCATCAtcatgatgcagaggccggggacaCGTCTTcatttccaaaaaaataaaattcAGGCACCTCTTAAAACCAAATGTTTGCTCGGTACTCTGGTATGAGGTTTCACATTCCATTTGAAAACCAACTCGCTCGAAGTGAAGGGAAGGAGGCAGGTGAGGAGGCGTGGGGGGAGAGAGGAGCCATGGATTAACCAATCTCCCAATGGTAGTGTTTTTTGGCTTCTTGGCACTTGGCAGCAAGTTCTGTTCCACAGCTGTTCTTCTCAACTTAGTCGACTTCGAAACGTAATGGTTCGTCTAATGCTTCATGCTCTCTTTGTCGAGAGAGAGAAAACACTGAACATATTTTCTTTAAATGTGTCCTGACCTGGCTGGGTTGGAGCTGTGTTCAATCATGGTTGGACACTAACTGGAACCCACTTCTTCGAActtttggctgtgtgcatctaGTTATCCAGAGGCCGGGTGATTTTTGATACGATTGTATCAACTCGATATTTCAATTCAATGAAAAGCCCTTTATCGGAAAAAAAACTGGAACCCTTCTGGATTCACGGATCAGTTTGAATGCACTTAGAATTATCTGGGCTAGTTTGTTCGTGTTTTCTACCTTTTCTATAAAGAAAGTCTCTCCAACTACATGCTTCGAAAGACTTTGTTTCTCATCGTTAGGGTTGCAAGAAAAGCTCGAGGCTCTGAGCCATTCGAGATCGACTCGTTTTTCTTCTCAACTCGAAAAGAAATGAGCTTGGCATGAACATTTTATGTATCTTGATCTATAAATAAGTTGATCTTGAGCCAACACTAGCTTGCCCAATTTTAGCTCGATAACCCGGTGTCATATAATTATATTACATAATTTTCATATATATTAAAATTAAATGGAATAATTCTTTACCAAGGGAGGAGAAAATTTCACGCGGAGAAAATTATGATGTGTACTTTTTTTGTCCAAACATGGAAGCTTAATTAATTGCGGAGAAAATTCAGCCCCGGTATGGTATATGGTCAGCCGTGTGTTAAACATTATGTTATTTCACCCAAAGTTTGAGAGCAGACGCACCTTCGTTTCTTCTATTGCAAGTTCATCCATGATCTCTTGCTATTAAGAAAGTACAAGTCTTCTATTGAAACAAAATAAGTTGAATAATGGTTTTTTATGTTGTGTTGTCGCCTATCTTCTTTTAAAATTTATCTTAGAATACTAAAATATCATTTTATTTAGTTCGAAACTAGTTCGAGATCGACTCAAGATAATTACAAGCTGAGCACGAGTCACTTTCAACATCTCGAAACTTTAGCTTCGTTTGATTTGAGCTCACTTAAATTTTAGTATAAGTTGATCTGAGCCTAATCCAGCTCGCTCAAACTCGACTCGTTTGCAGGGGCAAATCTATGTGTAAGCTGTGGGGTCTAGCTATGCGCGGACCATGAAGATCCATGCAGTCCAACATTCACTACTGGAAAATAACGAGTAGGTGCTCCTCCTTGACATTCACGATCGGTCGGGCGATATCTGCATATGATATATGTACGTATGTATGTATATGTACGAGCTGAGCGACGAGAGAGGGGATTAATTTACAGCTTCTATGTGTCGAACTTGCCGGAGACGAAGTTGTACTACCAGGGCCGCAAGAGAGAAGAAGCTTGAGCGTTCCGTTGGCCACACCCTCCTTGACGAAAAGGTAGGTGCCAAGGTTTTCGAGGGACACATTGACGGCCTCTTGTGGAAATGAAACAGCTACAATAATGAACCACGCTACAGTGCCATGAGCACTATCGTCACCCGCTAGTGAGATAGCGCTACATGGACTGGTCCAGGTGGGAGCTGCGTGCGTCGGTGTCACTATTTGTCGCAACCAACGGCATGTACGAGCCCAAATACTATTTGGCACCCCTCTGCATGAGTTACAGGCTTGCAGCTCCCTCCACAAACGGAGACACACCCCCTTTGTCATGGACACGTCCTATTTACTGTCTCTGTttttaaatatttgtctttttagagatttcaaataaACTATTCTATACGGATGTATATAAACATATTTTAAaatatagattcactcattttacttcgtatgtagtcacttattgaaatctctagaaacacaaatatttaggaacggagggagtatttattaGGAGTTCCAACGTTCGCAGGCCGCTGGTGCAGTACGGTTCTGAGAAGCTTTTAAGAGCATTACTAGTAGAACCCTCAAACCCTCACTAGTGTTTTAAGGGTCCAAAAATGATCTTTTTGTACACTTTTATGGGTTAAAAAACAGGGGCAAAGATTAGAACCCTCAAACCCAACCCTTATAACGGAATATTCCCCATGAACGACGTCGTCGTTGCACGCGGGAGGTCGATGGGGCGGCCGCCGGCGACAGGGGCGACTAGCAGCGGCGGTCGCGGGCGTGGACGCGGGAGTTGGGAGGATTTTTCCCTCCCGCGCGAGTATAACCGCCAAATGAGAGTTGGGGTAGGTTTTGCTCCCCAACCCTTACTTTTGAGGATTGGGAGAGGGTTTAAGGGTTGGACCTTTTAAAAAATTTAAGGGTTTAAGGGTTAAGGGGTTGTAGTCTACGGCTTTTTTTCAACGAAAACTGTAAAAAAGCAGTTATTTTTAGGGGTTTGAGGGCTCTACTAGTAATGCTCTAATACCTTCCCAGTCTGgttttctttctatttttttcaTTTGGTTTTCCTTGCTttgttttattattattattattcttcatttttgtttgcttattttattcCCCTTTTGTCAACATTTTAATACATGGGAATCTCTTGTTCAAACATGTGTACTTTTTAATATGCGCAAACTTTCTTTTTTGCAATCTTTTTTTCAAACTCATTAACCTTTTTCATATCTGGaacattttttacattttctATATTTATGCCAATTAGTGAAATGTTTTCCGCATACTTGGACTTGTTCAAATTaatgaacttttttccaaataatgaacattttttaatttgTTGAGCTATTTTCCCAAACTTGTAAACTTTTCTGAATTCACAAACTTTTTTCAAATATAGAAAAAAATTCAATTCCATGATTCTTTTTTCAAATCAACAAAAAAATTCACGAACCTATTCCAATTTCGTGAACACTTTTCTAATCCGTGAACATTTCTCAAGTTTGTGAACATATGCCGAGTTCGTAAACTTTTTAGGCTACGGCCCAACGATGCCATCTTGTTCCAGCGCAGCAAAATCCAAGCGGGTTGAGGGGGTCGAGCATTCTGGTTGCTTCAGATCTCTCGCTGGTTGACTGGTGGACCAGTTGACTGGCTCGAAGATTGACCAGCTGACTTTTAAAAAATGGTAAATTTTGGACAAAAATCATTAAAAAAATTGATTTCAAAAGTCCAACtatttggaaaaagttcacaaattagaaaaaaaatcatCTATTTAAAAAAATCACTAATTTGAAAAAGAATCATCAAATTTCAAGAAATGTTCATTAATTTTGAAAAAACTTCATCAAATTTGAAACAAAGTTCTTAGATTTAAAAACATCATCGAATTTGAAAATCATTCATCAAATTTCacaaaaagttcatcaaattttaaaaaaagttcatcgatt contains:
- the LOC125541584 gene encoding uncharacterized protein LOC125541584, whose product is MGFEVDFLGERVGRVMVGFMRKMKKQKVIHGPHVMPSHHGPPPLPLAAMPGRRTGPCRTPRTSETMAIHPGPRTSTERPAAITMLGQMDSAAVEFEENSSCDDSTRWKCGTRDECNRLR